A genomic region of Thermodesulfobacteriota bacterium contains the following coding sequences:
- the yedE gene encoding YedE family putative selenium transporter → MESIVRFFGSKKGILCAGLFIGVFAALLQKWGNPPNMGICVACFERDIAGALGLHRADVVQYIRPEIIGFVLGAFISALIFREFKPRVGSAPIVRFMLGFFAMIGALVFLGCPWRALLRLSGGDGNAILGLAGLTTGVGLGVYFLKSGYNLGRSQKTYRFVGWIMPLIMIGLLILLVAEPKLPSGAVFFSEKGPGAMHAPLIISLVIGLVIGILAQRSRFCTMGAIRDIILIRDFHLMTGIFGLLIGAFVTNIILGQFNAGFVGQPVAHNNHIWNFGGMLLAGLGFALAGGCPGRQLFLSGEGDGDSAIFVIGMIAGAAFAHNFAIASSPKGVDLWGPGAVIVGLIFCFVIGFSMKEKV, encoded by the coding sequence ATGGAAAGCATAGTCAGGTTCTTCGGTTCTAAAAAGGGGATTCTTTGTGCAGGCCTTTTCATTGGGGTATTCGCAGCACTACTTCAAAAATGGGGCAATCCTCCAAATATGGGGATCTGTGTGGCATGTTTTGAGAGGGATATAGCAGGGGCGCTGGGGTTGCACAGAGCAGATGTTGTACAGTACATAAGACCGGAAATAATTGGGTTTGTTCTTGGGGCATTTATCTCTGCCCTTATTTTTAGAGAGTTTAAGCCACGGGTGGGATCCGCCCCCATTGTGAGGTTCATGCTTGGCTTCTTCGCAATGATCGGAGCATTGGTCTTTTTGGGCTGTCCATGGAGGGCATTATTGAGACTGTCCGGTGGAGATGGAAACGCTATCCTTGGGCTTGCCGGTTTGACAACAGGGGTAGGACTCGGTGTATACTTTCTGAAATCGGGCTATAATCTCGGTCGAAGCCAGAAGACCTATAGATTTGTGGGTTGGATAATGCCTCTTATTATGATCGGACTCTTAATCCTCCTTGTTGCTGAACCCAAATTACCTTCAGGGGCTGTTTTCTTCAGTGAAAAGGGTCCCGGGGCGATGCATGCCCCCCTCATTATCTCACTGGTCATAGGCCTGGTAATAGGCATCCTGGCACAGAGGAGCAGGTTCTGTACCATGGGCGCTATCAGGGACATAATCCTGATAAGGGACTTTCACCTCATGACCGGGATATTTGGGCTTTTGATAGGGGCATTTGTGACAAATATTATACTTGGTCAGTTCAATGCCGGTTTTGTGGGGCAACCGGTTGCCCACAACAACCATATCTGGAACTTTGGGGGGATGCTTCTGGCAGGTTTAGGCTTTGCGTTAGCGGGTGGATGTCCGGGGCGTCAATTATTCCTGTCCGGTGAAGGAGATGGAGACTCAGCAATTTTTGTCATCGGGATGATTGCCGGTGCTGCCTTTGCCCATAATTTCGCCATAGCCAGCTCCCCAAAGGGTGTAGATTTGTGGGGACCTGGCGCCGTAATCGTTGGGCTTATCTTCTGTTTCGTCATCGGTTTCTCAATGAAAGAGAAGGTATGA